In Lentibacillus amyloliquefaciens, one DNA window encodes the following:
- a CDS encoding DUF3397 domain-containing protein: protein MFVYVIGIIITIPVIATTTVYAGSKMLHNNKWKAFHAAVNWTTLLYIIAVIAMLKTIFESTFLSFILLMLLSLFTVIVVFHWKMYTEIVFNKIFKIFWRVCFLIFFLLYVLLIVIGTIIYIV, encoded by the coding sequence ATGTTTGTTTATGTTATTGGAATCATCATCACCATACCAGTTATTGCAACGACAACTGTGTATGCCGGCAGCAAAATGCTGCATAATAATAAATGGAAAGCATTTCATGCAGCTGTGAATTGGACAACGCTTCTCTATATTATTGCAGTTATTGCCATGCTGAAAACCATTTTTGAAAGCACATTTTTAAGTTTTATCCTTCTGATGTTGCTTAGTCTGTTTACGGTTATTGTTGTGTTTCACTGGAAAATGTATACCGAAATTGTTTTCAATAAAATTTTTAAAATTTTTTGGCGTGTCTGCTTTTTGATTTTCTTCCTGCTATATGTTCTTCTGATTGTAATTGGAACAATCATTTATATTGTTTAG